A DNA window from Buttiauxella agrestis contains the following coding sequences:
- the znuA gene encoding zinc ABC transporter substrate-binding protein ZnuA, with the protein MLHKNSFLCAALTTAFLGATAVPAQAAVVASIKPLGFIAAAIADGVTPTEVLLPDGASEHDYALRPSDVKRLQSADLVVWVGPEMEAFMQKSVSQLAEQKQVQLAALSGVKPLLMKGDDDDDHGHEGHDHSAENSDEDHHHGEYNMHIWLSPEVARLSAVAIHDKLVELMPQNRAKLDANLQTFELGLANIDKQVGSVLAPLKGKGYFVFHDAYGYFEKHYGLTPLGHFTVNPEIQPGAQRLHDIRTQLVQQKAVCVFAEPQFRPAVINAVARGTNVRSGTLDPLGIEVKLGKDSYMQFLNGLANQYASCLKGE; encoded by the coding sequence ATGTTACATAAAAACTCATTTCTTTGCGCAGCTTTAACAACTGCATTTTTGGGTGCCACAGCCGTCCCGGCTCAGGCCGCCGTTGTTGCCTCTATCAAGCCATTAGGATTTATTGCTGCGGCAATCGCAGATGGCGTCACACCAACTGAAGTTTTGCTGCCAGACGGTGCTTCCGAGCATGATTATGCACTTCGTCCATCTGATGTAAAACGCTTACAAAGCGCGGACTTAGTGGTGTGGGTAGGCCCAGAAATGGAAGCCTTCATGCAGAAGTCAGTCAGCCAATTAGCTGAACAAAAACAAGTGCAACTGGCGGCTTTGTCAGGCGTGAAACCGTTGCTCATGAAAGGTGACGACGATGATGACCACGGCCATGAAGGTCATGACCATTCAGCCGAAAATAGTGACGAAGATCACCATCACGGTGAATACAACATGCATATTTGGCTTTCCCCAGAGGTAGCGCGGCTGTCGGCGGTTGCAATCCACGATAAATTAGTGGAACTTATGCCCCAAAATAGAGCCAAACTAGACGCCAACTTGCAGACTTTCGAGTTAGGATTAGCCAACATCGATAAGCAAGTTGGTAGCGTGCTCGCACCGCTCAAAGGAAAAGGGTATTTCGTTTTTCACGACGCTTATGGCTACTTTGAAAAACATTACGGTCTAACACCGCTTGGTCATTTTACCGTAAACCCTGAAATTCAGCCTGGTGCGCAGCGTTTACATGACATCAGAACACAGTTGGTTCAGCAAAAAGCTGTATGCGTTTTTGCTGAACCACAATTCAGGCCAGCCGTCATCAATGCCGTTGCCCGTGGCACTAACGTTCGTTCCGGAACGCTGGACCCGCTGGGGATTGAGGTTAAGCTCGGCAAAGACAGCTATATGCAGTTTTTGAATGGGCTTGCGAATCAGTATGCGAGCTGCCTGAAAGGAGAATAG
- the znuB gene encoding zinc ABC transporter permease subunit ZnuB, translating to MIELLLPGWLAGILLACAAGPLGSFVVWRRMSYFGDTLAHASLLGVAFGLLLNVNPFYAVIAVTLMLALGLVWLEKRPHLALDTLLGIMAHSALSLGLVVVSLMSNVRVDLMAYLFGDLLSVTMPDIISIALGVAVVVGVLLWQWRNLLSMTISPDLAHVDGVNLQRVKMLLMLVTALTIGVAMKFVGALIITSLLIIPAATARRFARTPEQMAGFAVIIGMLSVTGGLAFSAFYDTPAGPSVVLSSAVLFVLSMAKKQAS from the coding sequence ATGATTGAATTGTTGTTGCCCGGCTGGCTTGCCGGGATTTTGCTGGCGTGCGCCGCAGGGCCATTAGGCTCGTTTGTTGTCTGGCGCAGGATGTCCTACTTTGGCGATACCCTCGCCCACGCTTCGTTGTTAGGCGTGGCATTTGGTCTGCTGCTCAATGTAAATCCGTTTTATGCGGTGATTGCCGTGACCTTGATGCTGGCACTGGGTTTGGTGTGGCTTGAGAAGCGTCCGCATCTGGCTCTGGATACGTTGCTGGGCATTATGGCGCACAGTGCGCTTTCTCTTGGCCTGGTGGTTGTCAGTTTAATGTCAAACGTGCGCGTCGATTTGATGGCGTATCTGTTTGGCGATCTGCTCTCCGTGACAATGCCCGATATTATTTCTATTGCTTTGGGCGTCGCCGTGGTCGTTGGCGTGCTTCTCTGGCAGTGGCGTAATCTGTTGTCGATGACCATTAGCCCGGATCTGGCCCATGTTGATGGGGTTAATCTGCAACGCGTGAAGATGCTGTTAATGCTGGTGACGGCGCTAACTATCGGTGTGGCGATGAAATTTGTCGGTGCGCTGATCATCACTTCCCTGCTGATTATTCCTGCGGCAACCGCACGTCGCTTTGCGCGTACACCAGAGCAAATGGCGGGTTTCGCCGTGATTATCGGGATGCTCTCAGTCACCGGTGGGCTGGCCTTTTCAGCATTTTATGACACGCCCGCCGGGCCTTCAGTCGTGCTGAGTTCGGCGGTGTTGTTTGTGTTGAGTATGGCGAAGAAGCAGGCGAGTTAA
- the znuC gene encoding zinc ABC transporter ATP-binding protein ZnuC, giving the protein MTNLVSLENISVSFGQRRVLSDISLDLKPGRILTLLGPNGAGKSTLVRVVLGLVAPDEGVIKRDRDLRIGYVPQKLHLDTTLPLTVSRFMRLRPGVKKADILPALKRVQAAHLIEAPMQKLSGGENQRVLLARALLNQPQLLVLDEPTQGVDVNGQLALYNLIDQLRHELDCAVMMVSHDLHLVMAKTDDVLCLNHHICCSGTPEVVSMHPEFISMFGARGAEQLGIYRHHHNHRHDLTGRIVLRRGNGQP; this is encoded by the coding sequence ATGACAAATCTGGTATCACTGGAAAATATCTCTGTTTCATTCGGACAACGCCGCGTGCTGTCTGATATTTCGCTCGATCTCAAACCGGGTAGAATTTTAACGCTGCTGGGACCTAACGGCGCAGGAAAATCAACGCTGGTTCGCGTGGTGCTGGGTCTGGTAGCACCTGATGAAGGTGTGATCAAGCGAGACCGCGATTTGCGCATTGGCTATGTGCCGCAAAAACTGCATCTCGATACCACGCTGCCGTTAACGGTCAGTCGATTTATGCGTCTACGTCCAGGCGTAAAAAAAGCAGATATTTTGCCCGCGCTTAAACGCGTGCAGGCCGCTCACCTGATTGAAGCCCCAATGCAAAAGCTGTCCGGCGGTGAGAACCAACGTGTACTGCTGGCGCGTGCTTTATTAAATCAGCCGCAGTTACTGGTGCTGGATGAACCCACCCAGGGTGTTGATGTTAATGGGCAACTGGCGCTCTATAACTTGATTGACCAGTTGCGTCATGAGTTAGATTGCGCAGTGATGATGGTTTCCCACGACCTGCATTTAGTGATGGCAAAAACGGATGATGTGTTGTGTCTCAACCACCACATTTGCTGCTCTGGCACCCCAGAAGTGGTGTCGATGCATCCAGAATTTATTTCGATGTTTGGTGCGCGCGGCGCTGAACAATTAGGGATTTACCGTCACCACCATAATCATCGTCACGATCTAACAGGACGTATTGTTTTGCGCAGAGGGAATGGCCAACCATGA
- the ruvB gene encoding Holliday junction branch migration DNA helicase RuvB encodes MIEADRLVSPDTITPDELIDRAIRPRFLADYVGQSQVTSQMEIFIQAAKLRGDALDHLLIFGPPGLGKTTLANIVANEMGVNLRTTSGPVLEKAGDLAAMLTNLEPHDVLFIDEIHRLSPVVEEVLYPAMEDYQLDIMIGEGPAARSIKIDLPPFTLIGATTRAGSLTSPLRDRFGIVQRLEFYQVADLQHIVGRSASVLGLEMSEEGAFEVAKRARGTPRIANRLLRRVRDFSEVRHDGTINGDIASQALDMLNVDTEGFDYMDRKLLLAVIDKFLGGPVGLDNLAAAIGEERETIEDVLEPFLIQQGFLQRTPRGRMATPRAWTHFGIVPPVA; translated from the coding sequence ATGATTGAAGCAGACCGTCTGGTATCGCCAGACACCATCACCCCTGATGAGTTAATTGACCGTGCAATTCGCCCGCGTTTCCTGGCGGATTATGTCGGCCAGTCGCAGGTCACATCGCAAATGGAGATTTTCATCCAGGCGGCGAAACTGCGTGGGGATGCGCTCGATCATCTGTTAATTTTCGGCCCGCCAGGGTTGGGTAAAACGACGCTGGCGAATATTGTCGCCAACGAAATGGGTGTGAATCTGCGAACCACTTCCGGCCCGGTGCTGGAAAAAGCAGGGGATTTGGCAGCCATGCTGACCAATCTTGAACCCCATGACGTTCTCTTTATCGATGAAATCCACCGTTTATCGCCCGTTGTTGAAGAAGTGCTGTATCCCGCGATGGAAGATTATCAGCTCGATATCATGATTGGTGAAGGCCCGGCGGCACGTTCGATTAAAATTGATTTACCACCCTTTACCCTGATTGGTGCGACGACGCGTGCTGGCTCGTTGACTTCACCGCTGCGTGATCGTTTCGGCATTGTGCAGCGTCTGGAGTTTTACCAGGTCGCTGATTTGCAGCACATTGTAGGCCGCAGCGCGAGTGTACTGGGGCTTGAGATGAGCGAAGAGGGTGCATTCGAAGTGGCGAAACGAGCGCGTGGTACACCGCGTATTGCTAACCGCTTATTGCGCCGCGTACGTGATTTTTCGGAAGTCAGACATGATGGCACCATTAATGGTGACATTGCTTCGCAAGCGTTGGATATGCTGAACGTGGATACCGAAGGGTTTGACTATATGGACCGCAAGTTATTGCTGGCGGTGATAGACAAATTCCTCGGTGGCCCGGTTGGGCTGGATAACCTTGCGGCTGCAATTGGGGAAGAACGGGAAACTATCGAGGATGTGCTGGAGCCATTTTTGATTCAGCAGGGCTTCCTGCAACGGACTCCTCGCGGCCGAATGGCGACACCAAGAGCCTGGACTCACTTCGGGATTGTGCCGCCAGTAGCTTAA
- the ruvA gene encoding Holliday junction branch migration protein RuvA: MIGRLRGIILEKQPPLVLMEVGGVGYEVHMPMTCFYELPEIGKEAVVFTQFVVREDAQLLYGFNNKQERTLFRELIKVNGVGPKLALAILSGMSAQQFVNAVEREEIGSLVKLPGVGKKTAERLIVEMKDRFKGMHGDLFTPASDLVLTAPESGVTDDAEQEAVAALVSLGYKPQEASRMVSKVGKAGADCETLIREALRAAL, from the coding sequence GTGATTGGTCGACTCAGAGGCATCATCCTTGAAAAACAGCCGCCGCTGGTACTTATGGAAGTCGGTGGCGTGGGGTACGAAGTCCATATGCCGATGACCTGCTTCTATGAACTACCGGAAATCGGTAAAGAAGCGGTGGTGTTTACCCAGTTTGTGGTGCGTGAAGACGCGCAGTTGCTCTACGGTTTCAATAACAAACAAGAACGCACGCTGTTCCGCGAGCTGATTAAAGTCAATGGTGTCGGCCCGAAACTGGCACTCGCTATTCTTTCTGGTATGTCCGCCCAGCAGTTTGTGAATGCAGTGGAACGCGAAGAAATTGGCTCACTGGTTAAGCTGCCTGGTGTGGGTAAGAAGACCGCCGAGCGCTTGATTGTTGAGATGAAAGACCGCTTCAAAGGCATGCATGGCGATCTGTTTACCCCGGCATCAGACCTCGTACTGACTGCGCCGGAAAGTGGAGTCACTGACGACGCCGAACAGGAAGCAGTTGCCGCACTGGTATCGCTGGGCTATAAACCACAAGAAGCGAGTCGTATGGTGAGCAAAGTAGGCAAAGCTGGCGCCGATTGTGAAACCCTGATCCGCGAAGCGCTCCGTGCCGCACTTTGA
- the ruvC gene encoding crossover junction endodeoxyribonuclease RuvC has protein sequence MAIILGIDPGSRVTGYGVIRQTGRQLTYLGSGCIRTQVTDLPSRLKLIYAGVSEIITQFQPEYFAIESVFMAKNADSALKLGQARGAAIVAAVNHDLPVFEYAARQVKQTVVGIGSAEKSQVQHMVRTLLKLSANPQADAADALAIAITHCHVTQNSMQMSDTRLNLSRGRLK, from the coding sequence ATGGCGATCATTCTCGGTATTGACCCGGGATCGCGCGTCACCGGTTATGGCGTTATTCGCCAGACCGGGCGGCAGCTAACCTATTTAGGCAGCGGCTGCATTCGTACACAGGTGACCGACTTACCCTCGCGTTTGAAGCTTATTTACGCGGGGGTGAGCGAAATTATTACCCAGTTTCAGCCTGAATATTTCGCCATCGAATCAGTGTTTATGGCGAAAAATGCAGATTCCGCTTTGAAACTCGGTCAGGCTCGCGGGGCGGCGATTGTCGCCGCCGTAAACCATGATTTGCCGGTGTTTGAGTATGCCGCCCGTCAGGTAAAACAGACGGTGGTGGGCATCGGGAGTGCGGAGAAAAGCCAGGTGCAACATATGGTGCGCACCTTGCTGAAACTCTCCGCCAACCCGCAAGCGGATGCCGCCGATGCGCTGGCGATTGCCATCACGCATTGCCACGTGACGCAGAACTCGATGCAGATGAGCGATACGCGGCTTAATTTGTCGCGGGGACGATTAAAATAA
- the mepM gene encoding murein DD-endopeptidase MepM, producing the protein MQQIARSVALAFDNLSRPHRVMLGSLTVLTLAVAVWRPYVYHPEASPVIKTIELEKNEIRSLLPEASEPLDQSPDAEDDTIPQDELDDKTAGETGVHEYVVSTGDTLSSILNQYGIDMGDIGQLAAVDKDLRNLKIGQQISWTLNDNGELQRMTWEMSRRETRTYDRSGSTFKLSSEMQQGEWVNNVLKGTVGGSFVSSAKDAGLTSAEISAVIKAMQWQMDFRKLKKGDEFSVLMSREMLDGKREQSQLVGVRLRSSGKDYYAIRAEDGKFYDRNGSGLAKGFMRFPTAKQFRISSNFNPRRLNPVTGRVAPHKGVDFAMPQGTPVLSVGDGEVVMAKRSGAAGYFVAIRHGRTYTTRYMHLKKLLVQPGQKVKRGDRIALSGNTGRSTGPHLHYEVWVNQQAVNPLTAKLPRTEGLTGSDRSDYLAQVREVTPQLRFN; encoded by the coding sequence GTGCAACAGATAGCCCGCTCTGTCGCCCTGGCATTCGACAATTTGTCCCGGCCCCATCGCGTTATGCTGGGGTCTCTTACAGTTCTTACACTTGCGGTCGCTGTCTGGCGACCGTACGTCTATCACCCTGAAGCCAGCCCCGTTATCAAAACCATTGAGCTTGAGAAGAACGAGATTCGTTCGTTACTTCCTGAAGCCAGTGAACCGCTTGATCAGTCCCCGGACGCCGAAGATGACACCATCCCGCAAGATGAACTCGATGATAAAACAGCGGGTGAAACCGGTGTTCATGAGTATGTTGTCTCCACAGGGGATACGCTCAGCAGCATTCTTAACCAGTACGGCATTGATATGGGCGATATCGGCCAGCTTGCAGCAGTGGATAAAGACCTGCGTAATCTGAAAATTGGCCAACAAATTTCCTGGACGCTCAACGACAACGGCGAATTACAGCGCATGACGTGGGAAATGTCGCGCCGTGAAACCCGTACTTACGACCGTTCAGGCAGCACTTTCAAACTCAGCAGTGAAATGCAGCAAGGCGAGTGGGTCAACAATGTGCTCAAAGGCACGGTTGGCGGCAGCTTTGTCAGCAGTGCGAAAGACGCCGGTTTAACCAGTGCTGAAATCAGCGCGGTTATCAAAGCGATGCAGTGGCAGATGGACTTCCGCAAACTGAAAAAAGGCGATGAATTCTCCGTCCTCATGTCTCGTGAAATGCTTGATGGAAAGCGTGAGCAAAGCCAACTGGTTGGTGTGCGTTTGCGTAGCAGTGGTAAAGATTATTACGCCATTCGTGCGGAAGACGGTAAATTCTACGACCGTAACGGTTCCGGACTGGCCAAAGGTTTTATGCGTTTCCCGACGGCCAAGCAGTTCCGCATCTCGTCAAACTTTAACCCGCGCCGCCTCAACCCGGTAACCGGGCGTGTGGCACCGCACAAGGGTGTCGACTTTGCGATGCCTCAGGGTACGCCAGTGCTGTCAGTGGGTGATGGTGAAGTGGTGATGGCAAAACGTAGCGGTGCTGCCGGTTATTTTGTTGCGATTCGTCATGGTCGCACTTATACCACGCGTTACATGCACCTGAAGAAACTGCTGGTTCAGCCTGGTCAGAAAGTTAAACGTGGTGATCGTATCGCCCTTTCGGGGAATACCGGGCGCTCAACCGGGCCACATTTGCACTACGAAGTGTGGGTTAACCAGCAGGCGGTCAATCCATTAACCGCGAAACTACCGCGTACCGAAGGGCTAACCGGTTCAGATCGTAGTGATTATCTGGCGCAGGTTCGTGAAGTTACACCGCAGCTTAGATTCAATTAA